Within Metabacillus sp. KUDC1714, the genomic segment GCATATTGTAGGGGACAGTAACCAGAAGATCGGGACAATGATCGCTAGTGGTGAATATCCGGAATTGCTTAATGCGCAAAATGCCACAGCTGATGTGATAGATGCAGGTGGATTTGTACCACTGAATGATCTTATAGAAGAGCATGCTCCAAATTTAAGAAAATTATATGAACCAATTTGGGAAAAAATGAAACTAGAGGATGGAAACATTTATATTCTACCATCTGGTGTATCTAATGGATATATAAAGCCACCAAATATAGGACAGAGTGCATTTTTTATAAAACGTGAAGCACTAAAAGAGCAAGGTTATCCACATCCTAAAACGATAGATGAATATTTCGATATTATTGAAAAATATGCAAAAGCCCACCCAAAGACAAACGGTGCAAAAACAATTCCATATACATTATTACAATATGATTGGCATGTAGGGCAACTATTTGATCCTCCAGCCTTTCTATCAGGTGAACAGGAAGGAATCATTGTTGATAATGAAACACTAGATGTATCTGTTTTCCATAATAAGGATATTACAAAGAAATGGTTAGGGAAATTAAATCAAATAAACGAAAAGGGCCTACTTGATAAAGAATCTTTTACACAAAACTATGATGAGTATTTAGCGAAGATATCCTCAGGACGAGTTGTAGGATGGTTTGGACCTCGATGGGAGTCAGGTACAGCGTTAGATACTCTTGAACAAGATGATGATCCGTATAATGATTTTATGGGATTCCCTATTGTATTTGAGGAAGGAATCAAAGACCAATACTTGAATCCGGAATCGTTTGTAACCTCTCCAGGGATGGGATTAACAACAGGAACTTCTGAAGAAGATCAAATTAGAATTATTAAATTTTTAGATCATATGGCTAAAATTGATTCCCAAAAATTAATTAC encodes:
- a CDS encoding extracellular solute-binding protein, with product MLKRKSRILAFALMVMLLVTSACTNAEKSGKESNSSENGEVLTYTFFNASSTGKDVNTGDTKIGKMFEEATGVNFDIEHIVGDSNQKIGTMIASGEYPELLNAQNATADVIDAGGFVPLNDLIEEHAPNLRKLYEPIWEKMKLEDGNIYILPSGVSNGYIKPPNIGQSAFFIKREALKEQGYPHPKTIDEYFDIIEKYAKAHPKTNGAKTIPYTLLQYDWHVGQLFDPPAFLSGEQEGIIVDNETLDVSVFHNKDITKKWLGKLNQINEKGLLDKESFTQNYDEYLAKISSGRVVGWFGPRWESGTALDTLEQDDDPYNDFMGFPIVFEEGIKDQYLNPESFVTSPGMGLTTGTSEEDQIRIIKFLDHMAKIDSQKLITWGIEGETYDVNEEGRFVRTQEQIDLVNKEEFRDEFGFSALGWYWPIMSGTFDDGNSVDPNVQPEVAQLAYDEVDKEFLKAYNIETFTDLFTEPEPAPWFPFWDATIETGSEAQLYDQQSRDLIKRSYPDIILSNPSDFDSEWNKFKKDFEKLPYKAYEEVMEESVKKEASLMK